A genome region from Dolichospermum compactum NIES-806 includes the following:
- a CDS encoding type 1 glutamine amidotransferase has product MEIIIGWLYPKLMSTYGDRGNVITIQRRAQWRGYNVIVLPLDQESTAEDIKSVDVIVGGGAQDRQQEIVMRDLQGAKAEAVRDKIEHGTPGVFTCGSPQLLGNYYEPAFGQRIEGLGILDLVSVHPGENTKRCIGNLVIEVTASRLAQELEAMAGTKPYLVGFENHGGRTTLGKVEALGRVVYGLGNNGEDGTEGAFYQNAIATYSHGPLLPKNPIVADWLIQTALKLKYQQEIKLSPLEDTLAMQGREAILKRLKVNLPSIAGVR; this is encoded by the coding sequence ATGGAAATTATTATTGGTTGGCTATATCCCAAGTTGATGAGTACCTATGGCGATCGCGGAAATGTGATCACTATCCAACGTCGCGCTCAATGGCGGGGATATAATGTTATTGTTTTACCTTTAGACCAAGAGTCCACGGCAGAAGATATAAAATCAGTAGATGTAATTGTTGGTGGGGGCGCACAGGATCGTCAGCAAGAAATTGTCATGCGGGATTTGCAAGGGGCAAAAGCGGAGGCAGTGCGTGATAAAATCGAACATGGCACTCCGGGAGTTTTTACTTGTGGTTCTCCGCAATTACTAGGAAATTATTATGAACCAGCCTTTGGACAAAGAATTGAAGGTTTAGGAATCTTAGATTTAGTTTCTGTTCATCCTGGTGAAAATACTAAAAGATGTATTGGTAATTTGGTGATAGAAGTAACAGCTTCCCGGTTAGCCCAGGAACTAGAAGCAATGGCGGGAACAAAACCTTATTTAGTCGGGTTTGAAAATCATGGTGGAAGAACTACATTAGGAAAAGTGGAAGCTTTGGGGCGTGTGGTGTATGGCTTGGGGAATAATGGAGAAGATGGGACAGAAGGAGCGTTTTATCAAAATGCGATCGCTACCTATTCTCACGGTCCATTATTACCAAAAAATCCAATAGTAGCCGATTGGTTAATTCAAACTGCGTTAAAGTTGAAATATCAGCAAGAAATTAAACTTTCACCTTTAGAAGATACTTTAGCAATGCAAGGACGGGAAGCGATATTGAAACGCTTAAAAGTTAATTTGCCCAGTATAGCTGGAGTTAGGTAA
- a CDS encoding GAF domain-containing protein codes for MQLPSSPEFENRSSCHPDEGLQKLLDRLIVKIERDELVRQTTNYLRESLQANRVVLYYFYEQWQGQVTFESLSADEYSILGFTGPSGCFNHEYAALYLEGRIRAIADIELEPIQDCHRDFLRSMQVRANLVVPILIPRGLWGLLVAHHCQHPRNWTIADIELMQTGAQTLATDSNILES; via the coding sequence GTGCAACTTCCTTCTTCCCCAGAATTTGAAAATCGCTCAAGTTGTCACCCTGATGAGGGGTTACAAAAATTACTTGATCGCCTGATTGTCAAAATAGAACGCGATGAATTAGTGCGACAAACGACAAATTACCTAAGAGAATCACTTCAGGCTAATCGTGTAGTATTGTATTATTTCTATGAACAATGGCAAGGGCAGGTAACATTTGAGTCATTGAGCGCTGATGAATATTCGATTCTTGGTTTTACCGGACCAAGCGGTTGTTTTAACCATGAGTATGCTGCTTTGTACTTAGAAGGACGAATTAGAGCGATCGCTGATATAGAATTAGAACCAATTCAGGATTGTCACCGTGATTTCCTTCGCAGTATGCAAGTTCGCGCCAATTTGGTAGTCCCAATTCTCATACCGCGAGGATTATGGGGACTATTAGTGGCGCATCATTGTCAGCATCCTCGTAATTGGACAATAGCAGATATTGAACTGATGCAAACAGGAGCGCAAACTTTAGCAACAGATTCTAATATTTTAGAAAGTTAA
- a CDS encoding COP23 domain-containing protein, with translation MSLQSLRVLLLSSLGCSLFFGNTVAFAQVVVPTVPSGSSTTIPTSTTVDSSTRFSCQSNNGQFTVMYQPESQPGQYFAWAAPRSLGGGWDAQKRCQAIATRLELYRPDGLQELQIAAENSENIICVTTEAQPNCRIVLTVPRGKDPYTIRNSVFQNLTNADGGQQTIAVNTYTNRNSGNGNSLYSLGQTLLGRSKNQVTSTKAGINLKPYLDPQDGGTGGKLRNGVAIKGNTTRQSPSRLNPGRFR, from the coding sequence ATGTCATTACAATCACTTCGGGTTTTATTGTTGAGTAGTCTGGGCTGTTCTTTATTTTTTGGTAATACTGTAGCTTTTGCTCAAGTTGTTGTTCCTACAGTTCCATCCGGCTCTTCCACCACCATACCAACTTCCACCACAGTTGACAGTAGCACCAGGTTTAGTTGTCAATCCAACAATGGACAGTTTACAGTCATGTATCAGCCCGAAAGTCAACCAGGACAATATTTTGCTTGGGCTGCACCTCGGAGTTTAGGAGGCGGTTGGGATGCTCAAAAACGTTGTCAAGCGATCGCCACCCGTTTAGAATTATATCGCCCAGATGGATTACAAGAACTGCAAATAGCGGCAGAAAATAGCGAAAATATTATCTGTGTCACCACCGAAGCCCAACCCAATTGTCGAATTGTCTTGACAGTCCCTCGTGGCAAAGATCCTTATACTATTCGGAATAGTGTATTCCAAAACCTCACTAATGCCGATGGTGGACAACAAACCATTGCTGTCAATACCTACACTAATCGTAATAGCGGTAATGGCAATAGCTTATACAGTCTAGGGCAAACGCTTTTAGGTCGTAGCAAGAATCAAGTTACTTCTACTAAAGCTGGGATTAATTTAAAACCATACCTTGATCCTCAAGATGGTGGTACAGGCGGAAAACTGAGAAATGGAGTAGCAATTAAGGGTAATACCACACGCCAAAGTCCCAGTC
- a CDS encoding AAA family ATPase, with amino-acid sequence MNAAQLLKEAKKLGEIQTIFRFPYVHIIYLSPKFQNIDDEEREISFAQDINISVAELRTTLLNSLLSLRLLTSEEFALEYPENRPRERGHHWLSSLIEQQFQKSVVNDQVSKELKIVHFYGYKGGQARSTLLGLMSTVLAEDGWKVLVIDSDIEAPSLDVIYGRTSGSILGTLLGVVQSVAEIKPERVKSIPLAGYVDLLACRPTSPDFNIDAAAFALRSALEPMIIENAARRISEFAAEKYDIILIDHRAGLSPVTLPWMTTLPGPTVVCVRLDDQWLPAKQFIESVLRTHIANPGVFVSWQPDNENEESYINRNNQQIETLLDMLAEIISQESEDEDSELSAVEVRDHWIIWPYDSAFRYSRLPDKNQLAPKNFDKLSSLRSILNIASKKQIQNNILTPSGATDEGDLIHTDALQQLLIPDNSISYIFGRKGTGKTRLLKELAKAEIGEPLLVTADNAEDKGLKSPSPELSTAIERYRDTPENLWWNLLLAALETKTTSRELLRENFSQKLEQNFNGTIINLIIDQLNQSPKRTFLLDGLETAFDAKLTFTYIESLFRFIQTIESDDRLSNRLQFKIFLRTDLAERGYQNIEQQIFGKVIYLNWDTQKIFNFILSRIRNINWYRQNFPDLIKRIEEKREDIRRGVLSTEECENLLLMAFPEKLRRNNLATKTFLKTYFADSASETPEDSTTDKLRYYPRIFDKFIQVIANPTSTDVGSFTGKQIEDGKIDPSLIVIAHEAAAKDYLGQLRSELNYLINLADHMSENEQKIRSLLSAFDGLKTPFKLDQCISELAEKTQIDKSKIRNAIESMKRVGMFEDRPKYTGELRVGRLFKSSLRMKYNRKYPHKDSGN; translated from the coding sequence ATGAATGCTGCTCAACTACTCAAAGAAGCAAAAAAGCTCGGAGAAATACAAACCATATTTAGATTTCCTTACGTTCATATTATCTATCTGTCTCCCAAGTTTCAAAATATTGATGATGAAGAACGTGAAATATCTTTTGCTCAGGATATTAATATAAGTGTGGCAGAACTAAGGACTACACTCCTTAATTCCCTGCTATCATTAAGACTTCTTACCTCAGAGGAATTTGCACTAGAATATCCTGAAAATCGTCCACGAGAAAGAGGACATCATTGGTTAAGTTCTCTTATCGAACAGCAATTTCAAAAATCAGTTGTTAATGATCAGGTTTCAAAAGAACTAAAAATTGTCCATTTTTATGGATATAAAGGTGGACAAGCACGCTCCACTCTACTTGGACTCATGTCTACAGTTTTAGCTGAAGATGGGTGGAAAGTTCTTGTTATAGACAGTGACATTGAAGCCCCATCATTAGACGTAATTTATGGACGAACTTCCGGTTCTATTTTAGGAACTTTGCTAGGAGTAGTTCAGTCCGTTGCAGAAATAAAACCTGAGCGTGTTAAGTCGATACCTTTAGCTGGATATGTAGATTTATTAGCCTGTCGGCCAACTTCGCCAGATTTTAATATTGATGCTGCGGCATTTGCTCTGCGCTCTGCTCTTGAACCAATGATAATTGAGAATGCAGCTAGGCGAATCTCTGAATTTGCGGCTGAAAAATACGATATCATTTTAATCGATCATCGAGCCGGACTTTCACCAGTAACTTTACCCTGGATGACTACGCTTCCAGGACCAACAGTTGTATGTGTTCGTCTTGATGATCAATGGCTACCCGCTAAACAATTCATAGAATCTGTCTTGAGAACACATATTGCTAATCCTGGAGTTTTTGTTTCTTGGCAGCCAGATAATGAGAATGAAGAATCATATATAAACAGGAATAATCAACAAATTGAAACATTACTAGATATGCTGGCAGAGATAATATCTCAAGAATCAGAAGATGAAGATTCAGAACTTTCTGCTGTTGAAGTTAGAGATCATTGGATTATTTGGCCTTATGACAGTGCTTTTAGATATAGCCGATTGCCAGATAAAAATCAACTAGCACCCAAAAACTTTGATAAACTTAGTAGTCTACGCAGTATTTTAAATATAGCTTCTAAAAAGCAGATTCAAAATAATATACTTACCCCAAGTGGAGCTACAGATGAAGGAGATTTGATCCATACAGATGCTCTCCAACAACTTCTTATACCTGACAATTCAATTTCATATATTTTTGGTAGAAAAGGTACAGGTAAAACTCGATTATTAAAAGAACTAGCCAAAGCAGAAATTGGTGAACCGTTACTTGTAACTGCTGATAATGCAGAAGACAAAGGTTTGAAATCTCCTAGTCCAGAACTATCGACAGCTATTGAGCGTTATCGAGATACGCCTGAGAATTTATGGTGGAATTTACTTTTGGCTGCCCTAGAAACAAAGACAACATCAAGAGAATTGTTAAGAGAAAATTTTTCTCAAAAACTAGAGCAGAATTTTAATGGAACTATTATAAATTTAATTATTGATCAATTAAATCAAAGTCCAAAGCGTACTTTTCTTCTTGATGGTTTAGAAACTGCTTTTGATGCTAAACTTACTTTTACATATATTGAAAGCCTTTTTAGATTTATTCAAACTATTGAATCTGATGATAGACTATCAAATCGTTTACAGTTTAAAATTTTCTTAAGAACTGATTTAGCTGAAAGAGGCTATCAGAACATTGAGCAACAAATATTTGGAAAGGTAATTTATCTAAATTGGGATACCCAAAAAATATTTAATTTTATATTATCTCGAATACGTAATATTAACTGGTATCGACAAAATTTTCCAGACTTAATAAAAAGAATAGAAGAAAAACGCGAAGATATTCGGAGAGGTGTTTTATCTACTGAAGAATGCGAAAATTTATTATTAATGGCTTTCCCAGAAAAACTGCGGAGAAATAATCTGGCTACTAAAACATTTCTGAAAACATATTTTGCAGATAGTGCCAGCGAAACACCAGAAGATAGCACCACTGATAAACTTCGTTACTATCCACGTATTTTCGATAAATTTATTCAAGTAATTGCAAATCCCACATCTACTGATGTAGGTTCTTTTACAGGTAAACAAATTGAAGATGGTAAAATCGATCCTTCACTCATTGTTATAGCTCATGAAGCAGCAGCAAAAGATTATTTAGGGCAGTTGCGTTCTGAACTAAACTATCTAATTAATCTTGCAGATCATATGTCTGAAAATGAACAAAAAATTAGGTCTTTACTTAGTGCATTTGATGGACTGAAAACACCTTTTAAGTTAGATCAATGTATTTCTGAACTAGCTGAAAAAACACAGATAGATAAATCAAAAATCAGGAATGCGATTGAGAGTATGAAGAGAGTGGGAATGTTTGAAGATCGTCCTAAGTATACTGGCGAACTACGAGTTGGCCGCTTGTTTAAATCATCATTGAGAATGAAATATAATCGTAAATATCCTCATAAAGATTCAGGTAATTAA
- the topA gene encoding type I DNA topoisomerase: MVKHLLVVESPGKVKKLSQILGADWIVRASCGHIRELSNEGDDSLGFTMDGNTVSCNYVPRDQRAKETIQQLKAAVRQVDEVVLATDPDREGETIAWHLKETLGLKDPKRVVYTEITPSAVRNAIAHPRKLDTNLIGAGLCRDCLDKLVGYKGSPLVWALNNGAKSVGRVQSATLHLICQREREILAFVPQDYWSVWVDYQEGFRAFYKGKANSDKETPEPETETHDDAASNSPEKPESKRVLSEAEATRLVEEAKLHPHQIIHLEGKLVYRQPPPPFTTSTLQQAAGSKLKFSPDKTMQVAQKLYEAGLITYMRTDSVMLSPEFCASARQWLEQNDPQNVPQQVAKQRSSKTAQEAHEAIRPTDVFRPSVQLRAELPEDEFNLYVMIWKRAIASQCRPAQLRKTLVITKSGNILWQARGQVIEFYGYAKYWLNLSKDAVLPLLQQGQILTLEKAGHDQKQTQPPPRYSEPKLVQLMERKGIGRPSTYAPTIATLKKRNYVELKKDNLQPTNLGLEVDEFLQKALPDLLEAEFTAKMEDALDAISEGKNSWQYYLTNWNQSYFIPALSKAKTVVTNSSTTGKNNNFIERKYETSKTRCPDCKNCLAKIPSSKVKKKYFLKCVSGCENIVLFWSDFNKKWEAPKTKTSANENAPKPSAKITSYPCPVCKKPLEEYSYIKDGQNKIMLRCSGQDSWKDKKHQDVAYFHTVKGWWSPKLGNLNV; encoded by the coding sequence ATGGTTAAACATCTCCTAGTTGTTGAATCTCCCGGAAAAGTCAAAAAACTGAGTCAAATTCTCGGTGCAGATTGGATTGTCCGCGCTAGTTGTGGACATATCCGCGAACTCAGTAATGAGGGTGATGATTCACTAGGATTTACAATGGATGGTAATACTGTTAGCTGCAATTATGTTCCCCGTGACCAACGCGCAAAGGAAACAATTCAACAATTAAAAGCGGCTGTTAGACAGGTTGATGAAGTTGTTTTAGCTACAGACCCAGACAGAGAAGGAGAAACCATTGCTTGGCATCTTAAAGAAACTTTAGGATTAAAAGACCCCAAAAGAGTAGTTTATACTGAGATTACACCATCAGCGGTGCGGAATGCGATCGCTCACCCCAGAAAACTCGACACTAATCTCATCGGTGCAGGATTATGTCGAGATTGTCTTGATAAACTGGTAGGTTACAAAGGTAGTCCCCTCGTTTGGGCTTTAAATAACGGCGCAAAAAGCGTAGGTAGAGTTCAAAGCGCCACATTACATCTAATTTGTCAGCGAGAAAGGGAAATTCTGGCTTTTGTCCCCCAAGATTACTGGAGTGTGTGGGTAGATTATCAAGAAGGATTTCGGGCTTTTTATAAAGGTAAGGCAAATTCTGACAAAGAAACACCAGAACCAGAAACGGAAACTCATGATGATGCAGCTAGTAACAGCCCAGAGAAACCTGAATCTAAGCGCGTTCTCTCAGAAGCAGAAGCCACAAGGTTAGTTGAGGAAGCAAAACTTCATCCTCATCAAATTATTCACCTAGAAGGGAAGCTGGTTTATCGTCAACCCCCTCCACCATTTACCACCTCCACCCTCCAACAAGCTGCCGGTTCCAAGTTGAAATTTTCCCCCGATAAAACCATGCAGGTAGCCCAAAAGCTATATGAGGCAGGGTTGATTACATATATGCGAACAGATTCAGTTATGTTGAGTCCTGAATTTTGTGCGAGCGCTCGTCAATGGTTGGAACAAAATGACCCCCAAAATGTGCCTCAGCAAGTAGCCAAGCAACGTAGTAGTAAAACCGCGCAGGAAGCACACGAAGCCATTCGTCCCACAGATGTTTTTCGTCCTTCGGTGCAATTGCGGGCAGAATTACCTGAAGATGAGTTTAACCTATATGTGATGATTTGGAAAAGAGCGATCGCTTCTCAATGTCGTCCTGCACAACTTCGCAAAACTCTAGTAATTACGAAATCAGGTAATATTTTATGGCAAGCTAGAGGGCAGGTAATCGAATTTTACGGTTATGCAAAATATTGGTTGAATCTTAGCAAAGATGCCGTTTTACCCTTATTACAACAGGGACAAATACTAACTTTAGAAAAAGCCGGACATGACCAAAAACAAACTCAACCACCACCAAGATATAGCGAACCCAAACTTGTGCAACTCATGGAACGCAAAGGAATTGGTCGCCCTAGTACCTATGCTCCGACAATTGCCACTTTAAAGAAACGCAATTATGTAGAGTTAAAAAAAGATAATCTTCAACCTACAAATTTGGGTTTAGAAGTAGATGAATTTTTGCAAAAGGCTTTACCAGATTTATTAGAAGCAGAATTTACTGCTAAAATGGAAGATGCCCTAGATGCAATTTCTGAAGGAAAAAACTCTTGGCAATATTATCTAACTAATTGGAATCAAAGTTATTTTATTCCTGCGCTTTCCAAAGCTAAAACTGTAGTTACTAATTCATCAACTACAGGTAAAAATAATAATTTTATTGAAAGAAAATATGAAACTTCTAAAACTCGTTGTCCTGATTGCAAAAACTGTTTAGCCAAAATTCCCAGCAGTAAAGTTAAAAAGAAATACTTTCTCAAATGTGTGAGTGGTTGCGAAAACATTGTCCTATTTTGGAGTGATTTTAACAAGAAGTGGGAAGCACCGAAAACTAAAACATCTGCCAATGAAAATGCTCCCAAACCTTCAGCAAAAATCACTTCATATCCCTGTCCTGTATGCAAAAAACCTTTAGAGGAATACAGTTATATTAAAGATGGGCAAAATAAAATTATGTTGCGTTGTTCTGGTCAGGATTCATGGAAGGATAAGAAACATCAGGATGTGGCTTATTTTCATACTGTAAAAGGATGGTGGAGTCCTAAACTTGGGAATTTGAATGTCTAA